One window from the genome of Magnolia sinica isolate HGM2019 chromosome 4, MsV1, whole genome shotgun sequence encodes:
- the LOC131244296 gene encoding mannose-specific lectin-like, whose amino-acid sequence MAIPVVLIVFLAISTLFTPPCTADSALYPGDRLSVGESITTGNYVLKMEDDCDLVLYDNDAMIWHSETSGKGTGCYAKLSTYGEFVINNNTHQSIWIGSAKQAEEASCVLLLQRDRNVVVYYDPLWSTNTEVGLVTKALGRNMGIGNSVKPGRKALGRNMGIGNSVKPGRKALGRAFMLVNSEGESELGSMITEVVNE is encoded by the coding sequence ATGGCAATTCCAGTAGTGCTTATCGTCTTTCTAGCCATCTCCACCCTTTTCACACCTCCATGCACAGCTGATAGTGCACTGTACCCAGGCGACCGTCTTTCGGTGGGCGAATCAATTACTACCGGCAACTACGTGTTAAAAATGGAAGATGATTGTGATCTGGTGCTGTACGACAATGACGCTATGATATGGCATAGTGAAACCAGCGGCAAAGGCACTGGTTGCTATGCTAAACTGTCAACATATGGCGAGTTTGTAATAAATAACAACACGCATCAAAGCATTTGGATCGGCAGTGCCAAGCAAGCAGAAGAAGCAAGCTGTGTCCTACTCCTACAGCGTGACCGGAATGTCGTGGTGTACTATGATCCTCTTTGGTCTACTAATACCGAAGTCGGATTAGTAACCAAGGCACTTGGACGCAACATGGGAATAGGGAACAGCGTCAAACCAGGACGCAAGGCACTTGGACGCAACATGGGAATAGGGAACAGCGTCAAACCAGGACGCAAGGCACTTGGACGGGCATTCATGTTAGTGAACTCTGAAGGAGAATCGGAGCTGGGATCTATGATTACTGAAGTAGTTAATGAGTGA